A single region of the Camelus ferus isolate YT-003-E chromosome 2, BCGSAC_Cfer_1.0, whole genome shotgun sequence genome encodes:
- the MFSD10 gene encoding major facilitator superfamily domain-containing protein 10 isoform X3, which produces MGWGAGGSCTPRPPIRQQPESETRVVTVVFLGLLLDLLAFTLLLPLLPGLLESHGRSHDPLYGSWQRGVDWFAAAIGMPAEKRYNSVLFGGLIGSVFSVLQFLSAPLSGAVSDCLGRRPVMLLSLAGLATSYAVWAASKSFAAFLASRVIGGISKGNVSLSTAIVADLGSPAARSRGMAVIGVAFSLGFTLGPMLGASLPLESAPWLALLFAISDLLFIFCFLPETLPLEKRAPSVTLGFRAAADLLSPLALLRFSAVAHGPDPPTGVRLGSLRRLGLVYFLYLFLFSGLEYTLSFLVHQRFQFSSLQQGKMFFFIGLTMATIQSTYARRISPGREVAAVKRAILLLLPAFLLIGWGHTLPVLGLGLLLYSFAAAVVVPCLSSVVAGYGSPRQKGTVMGTLRSLGALARALGPMVAASVYWLAGARVCFTVCAGLFLLPFFLLRDPEAPGTDTQG; this is translated from the exons ATGGGCTGGGGAGCCGGAGGCAGCTGCACCCCGCGCCCACCCATCCGCCAGCAGCCGGAATCCGAAACCCGCGTGGTCACCGTAGTCTTCCTCGGCCTTCTGCTGGACCTCCTGGCCTTCActctgctgctgcccctgctgcccgGGCTGCTGGAGAGCCATGGCCGGTCCCAC GATCCCCTCTATGGCTCATGGCAGCGAGGAGTGGACTGGTTTGCTGCAGCCATCGGGATGCCCGCAGAGAAGAGATACAACAGCGTCCTGTTTGGAG GTCTGATTGGCTCAGTTTTCTCCGTCCTGCAGTTCCTCTCCGCACCGCTCTCGGGGGCCGTATCTGACTGCCTAGGGAGGCGCCCGGTGATGCTGCTGTCTCTG gcaggtctggccACCTCGTATGCCGTGTGGGCTGCCTCGAAGAGCTTTGCAGCCTTCCTGGCCTCCAGGGTGATCGGGGGCATCAGCAAGGGGAACGTCAGCCTTTCTACTGCCATTGTCGCCGACCTGGGCTCACCTGCCGCCCGTAGCCGGGGCATG GCAGTCATCGGGGTGGccttctctctgggcttcacGCTGGGCCCTATGCTTGGCGCCTCCCTGCCCTTGGAGTCGGCACCTTGGTTGGCCCTGCTCTTCGCGATCTCTGACCTGCTGTTCATCTTCTGCTTCTTGCCGGAGACTCTGCCCTTGGAGAAGCGG GCGCCCTCCGTCACCCTGGGGTTCCGAGCTGCTGCTGACCTGCTCAGCCCCCTGGCCCTGCTCCGCTTCTCTGCTGTGGCTCATGGCCCAGACCCGCCCACTGGAGTCA ggctgggcagcctgCGCCGCCTGGGCCTGGTCTACTTCCTCTACCTCTTCCTGTTCTCGGGCCTGGAGTACACGCTGAGCTTCCTCGTGCACCAGCGCTTCCAGTTCAGCAG CCTACAGCAGGGAAAGATGTTTTTCTTCATCGGCCTCACCATGGCCACCATCCAGAGCACCTACGCCCGACGGATCAGCCCTGGCAGGGAAGTTGCAGCTGTGAAGCGG GCCATCCTGctgctcctccctgccttcctcctcatcGGCTGGGGGCACACGCTGCCTGTGCTAGGCTTGGGGCTGCTGCTCTACTCCTTCG CCGCCGCTGTCGTGGTGCCCTGCCTGTCCTCCGTGGTCGCCGGCTATG GCTCACCCAGGCAGAAGGGCACAGTCATGGGCACGCTGCGGAGCCTGGGCGCCCTGGCCAGGGCGTTGGGGCCCATGGTGGCCGCCTCAG TGTACTGGCTGGCTGGGGCCCGGGTCTGCTTCACCGTGTGCGCGGGGctcttcctgcttcccttcttcctcctgcgGGACCCTGAGGCCCCCGGCACAGACACACAAGGCTGA
- the MFSD10 gene encoding major facilitator superfamily domain-containing protein 10 isoform X4 produces MGWGAGGSCTPRPPIRQQPESETRVVTVVFLGLLLDLLAFTLLLPLLPGLLESHGRSHDPLYGSWQRGVDWFAAAIGMPAEKRYNSVLFGGLIGSVFSVLQFLSAPLSGAVSDCLGRRPVMLLSLAGLATSYAVWAASKSFAAFLASRVIGGISKGNVSLSTAIVADLGSPAARSRGMAPSVTLGFRAAADLLSPLALLRFSAVAHGPDPPTGVRLGSLRRLGLVYFLYLFLFSGLEYTLSFLVHQRFQFSSLQQGKMFFFIGLTMATIQSTYARRISPGREVAAVKRAILLLLPAFLLIGWGHTLPVLGLGLLLYSFAAAVVVPCLSSVVAGYGSPRQKGTVMGTLRSLGALARALGPMVAASVYWLAGARVCFTVCAGLFLLPFFLLRDPEAPGTDTQG; encoded by the exons ATGGGCTGGGGAGCCGGAGGCAGCTGCACCCCGCGCCCACCCATCCGCCAGCAGCCGGAATCCGAAACCCGCGTGGTCACCGTAGTCTTCCTCGGCCTTCTGCTGGACCTCCTGGCCTTCActctgctgctgcccctgctgcccgGGCTGCTGGAGAGCCATGGCCGGTCCCAC GATCCCCTCTATGGCTCATGGCAGCGAGGAGTGGACTGGTTTGCTGCAGCCATCGGGATGCCCGCAGAGAAGAGATACAACAGCGTCCTGTTTGGAG GTCTGATTGGCTCAGTTTTCTCCGTCCTGCAGTTCCTCTCCGCACCGCTCTCGGGGGCCGTATCTGACTGCCTAGGGAGGCGCCCGGTGATGCTGCTGTCTCTG gcaggtctggccACCTCGTATGCCGTGTGGGCTGCCTCGAAGAGCTTTGCAGCCTTCCTGGCCTCCAGGGTGATCGGGGGCATCAGCAAGGGGAACGTCAGCCTTTCTACTGCCATTGTCGCCGACCTGGGCTCACCTGCCGCCCGTAGCCGGGGCATG GCGCCCTCCGTCACCCTGGGGTTCCGAGCTGCTGCTGACCTGCTCAGCCCCCTGGCCCTGCTCCGCTTCTCTGCTGTGGCTCATGGCCCAGACCCGCCCACTGGAGTCA ggctgggcagcctgCGCCGCCTGGGCCTGGTCTACTTCCTCTACCTCTTCCTGTTCTCGGGCCTGGAGTACACGCTGAGCTTCCTCGTGCACCAGCGCTTCCAGTTCAGCAG CCTACAGCAGGGAAAGATGTTTTTCTTCATCGGCCTCACCATGGCCACCATCCAGAGCACCTACGCCCGACGGATCAGCCCTGGCAGGGAAGTTGCAGCTGTGAAGCGG GCCATCCTGctgctcctccctgccttcctcctcatcGGCTGGGGGCACACGCTGCCTGTGCTAGGCTTGGGGCTGCTGCTCTACTCCTTCG CCGCCGCTGTCGTGGTGCCCTGCCTGTCCTCCGTGGTCGCCGGCTATG GCTCACCCAGGCAGAAGGGCACAGTCATGGGCACGCTGCGGAGCCTGGGCGCCCTGGCCAGGGCGTTGGGGCCCATGGTGGCCGCCTCAG TGTACTGGCTGGCTGGGGCCCGGGTCTGCTTCACCGTGTGCGCGGGGctcttcctgcttcccttcttcctcctgcgGGACCCTGAGGCCCCCGGCACAGACACACAAGGCTGA
- the MFSD10 gene encoding major facilitator superfamily domain-containing protein 10 isoform X1, with protein MGWGAGGSCTPRPPIRQQPESETRVVTVVFLGLLLDLLAFTLLLPLLPGLLESHGRSHDPLYGSWQRGVDWFAAAIGMPAEKRYNSVLFGGLIGSVFSVLQFLSAPLSGAVSDCLGRRPVMLLSLAGLATSYAVWAASKSFAAFLASRVIGGISKGNVSLSTAIVADLGSPAARSRGMSSGWPSLWASRWALCLAPPCPWSRHLGWPCSSRSLTCCSSSASCRRLCPWRSGRPPSPWGSELLLTCSAPWPCSASLLWLMAQTRPLEAGQPAPPGPGLLPLPLPVLGPGVHAELPRAPALPVQQPTAGKDVFLHRPHHGHHPEHLRPTDQPWQGSCSCEAGHPAAPPCLPPHRLGAHAACARLGAAALLLRRRCRGALPVLRGRRLWLTQAEGHSHGHAAEPGRPGQGVGAHGGRLSVLAGWGPGLLHRVRGALPASLLPPAGP; from the exons ATGGGCTGGGGAGCCGGAGGCAGCTGCACCCCGCGCCCACCCATCCGCCAGCAGCCGGAATCCGAAACCCGCGTGGTCACCGTAGTCTTCCTCGGCCTTCTGCTGGACCTCCTGGCCTTCActctgctgctgcccctgctgcccgGGCTGCTGGAGAGCCATGGCCGGTCCCAC GATCCCCTCTATGGCTCATGGCAGCGAGGAGTGGACTGGTTTGCTGCAGCCATCGGGATGCCCGCAGAGAAGAGATACAACAGCGTCCTGTTTGGAG GTCTGATTGGCTCAGTTTTCTCCGTCCTGCAGTTCCTCTCCGCACCGCTCTCGGGGGCCGTATCTGACTGCCTAGGGAGGCGCCCGGTGATGCTGCTGTCTCTG gcaggtctggccACCTCGTATGCCGTGTGGGCTGCCTCGAAGAGCTTTGCAGCCTTCCTGGCCTCCAGGGTGATCGGGGGCATCAGCAAGGGGAACGTCAGCCTTTCTACTGCCATTGTCGCCGACCTGGGCTCACCTGCCGCCCGTAGCCGGGGCATG TCATCGGGGTGGccttctctctgggcttcacGCTGGGCCCTATGCTTGGCGCCTCCCTGCCCTTGGAGTCGGCACCTTGGTTGGCCCTGCTCTTCGCGATCTCTGACCTGCTGTTCATCTTCTGCTTCTTGCCGGAGACTCTGCCCTTGGAGAAGCGG GCGCCCTCCGTCACCCTGGGGTTCCGAGCTGCTGCTGACCTGCTCAGCCCCCTGGCCCTGCTCCGCTTCTCTGCTGTGGCTCATGGCCCAGACCCGCCCACTGGA ggctgggcagcctgCGCCGCCTGGGCCTGGTCTACTTCCTCTACCTCTTCCTGTTCTCGGGCCTGGAGTACACGCTGAGCTTCCTCGTGCACCAGCGCTTCCAGTTCAGCAG CCTACAGCAGGGAAAGATGTTTTTCTTCATCGGCCTCACCATGGCCACCATCCAGAGCACCTACGCCCGACGGATCAGCCCTGGCAGGGAAGTTGCAGCTGTGAAGCGG GCCATCCTGctgctcctccctgccttcctcctcatcGGCTGGGGGCACACGCTGCCTGTGCTAGGCTTGGGGCTGCTGCTCTACTCCTTCG CCGCCGCTGTCGTGGTGCCCTGCCTGTCCTCCGTGGTCGCCGGCTATG GCTCACCCAGGCAGAAGGGCACAGTCATGGGCACGCTGCGGAGCCTGGGCGCCCTGGCCAGGGCGTTGGGGCCCATGGTGGCCGCCTCAG TGTACTGGCTGGCTGGGGCCCGGGTCTGCTTCACCGTGTGCGCGGGGctcttcctgcttcccttcttcctcctgcgGGACCCTGA
- the MFSD10 gene encoding major facilitator superfamily domain-containing protein 10 isoform X2, with product MCPRAMCPRAVCPRAVPPHAQPGRIGAIPIMGWGAGGSCTPRPPIRQQPESETRVVTVVFLGLLLDLLAFTLLLPLLPGLLESHGRSHDPLYGSWQRGVDWFAAAIGMPAEKRYNSVLFGGLIGSVFSVLQFLSAPLSGAVSDCLGRRPVMLLSLAGLATSYAVWAASKSFAAFLASRVIGGISKGNVSLSTAIVADLGSPAARSRGMAVIGVAFSLGFTLGPMLGASLPLESAPWLALLFAISDLLFIFCFLPETLPLEKRAPSVTLGFRAAADLLSPLALLRFSAVAHGPDPPTGVRLGSLRRLGLVYFLYLFLFSGLEYTLSFLVHQRFQFSSLQQGKMFFFIGLTMATIQSTYARRISPGREVAAVKRAILLLLPAFLLIGWGHTLPVLGLGLLLYSFAAAVVVPCLSSVVAGYGSPRQKGTVMGTLRSLGALARALGPMVAASVYWLAGARVCFTVCAGLFLLPFFLLRDPEAPGTDTQG from the exons ATGTGCCCTCGTGCAATGTGCCCTCGTGCAGTGTGCCCTCGTGCAGTCCCGCCACACGCTCAGCCAGGCCGGATCGGAGCAATCCCCATCATGGGCTGGGGAGCCGGAGGCAGCTGCACCCCGCGCCCACCCATCCGCCAGCAGCCGGAATCCGAAACCCGCGTGGTCACCGTAGTCTTCCTCGGCCTTCTGCTGGACCTCCTGGCCTTCActctgctgctgcccctgctgcccgGGCTGCTGGAGAGCCATGGCCGGTCCCAC GATCCCCTCTATGGCTCATGGCAGCGAGGAGTGGACTGGTTTGCTGCAGCCATCGGGATGCCCGCAGAGAAGAGATACAACAGCGTCCTGTTTGGAG GTCTGATTGGCTCAGTTTTCTCCGTCCTGCAGTTCCTCTCCGCACCGCTCTCGGGGGCCGTATCTGACTGCCTAGGGAGGCGCCCGGTGATGCTGCTGTCTCTG gcaggtctggccACCTCGTATGCCGTGTGGGCTGCCTCGAAGAGCTTTGCAGCCTTCCTGGCCTCCAGGGTGATCGGGGGCATCAGCAAGGGGAACGTCAGCCTTTCTACTGCCATTGTCGCCGACCTGGGCTCACCTGCCGCCCGTAGCCGGGGCATG GCAGTCATCGGGGTGGccttctctctgggcttcacGCTGGGCCCTATGCTTGGCGCCTCCCTGCCCTTGGAGTCGGCACCTTGGTTGGCCCTGCTCTTCGCGATCTCTGACCTGCTGTTCATCTTCTGCTTCTTGCCGGAGACTCTGCCCTTGGAGAAGCGG GCGCCCTCCGTCACCCTGGGGTTCCGAGCTGCTGCTGACCTGCTCAGCCCCCTGGCCCTGCTCCGCTTCTCTGCTGTGGCTCATGGCCCAGACCCGCCCACTGGAGTCA ggctgggcagcctgCGCCGCCTGGGCCTGGTCTACTTCCTCTACCTCTTCCTGTTCTCGGGCCTGGAGTACACGCTGAGCTTCCTCGTGCACCAGCGCTTCCAGTTCAGCAG CCTACAGCAGGGAAAGATGTTTTTCTTCATCGGCCTCACCATGGCCACCATCCAGAGCACCTACGCCCGACGGATCAGCCCTGGCAGGGAAGTTGCAGCTGTGAAGCGG GCCATCCTGctgctcctccctgccttcctcctcatcGGCTGGGGGCACACGCTGCCTGTGCTAGGCTTGGGGCTGCTGCTCTACTCCTTCG CCGCCGCTGTCGTGGTGCCCTGCCTGTCCTCCGTGGTCGCCGGCTATG GCTCACCCAGGCAGAAGGGCACAGTCATGGGCACGCTGCGGAGCCTGGGCGCCCTGGCCAGGGCGTTGGGGCCCATGGTGGCCGCCTCAG TGTACTGGCTGGCTGGGGCCCGGGTCTGCTTCACCGTGTGCGCGGGGctcttcctgcttcccttcttcctcctgcgGGACCCTGAGGCCCCCGGCACAGACACACAAGGCTGA